aaggatcactcaagcccaggagtttgaggttgctgtgagctaggctgacgccacggcactcactctagcctggacaacaaagtgagactctgtcgcaaaaaaaaaaaaaaaatgctaaaaaagacCATTATTACTATTTTGGGCAACTAAGAAATGGTAATTCTACCATAAATTGTTTATAATATCTGTAGTTTACAAAGTAGCTTGAACTTGTTTTCATCCCATATTATGTGGTATGTATGCTGTTTGAAAAAGTTTAAACAGAAATGGTAATCTGGTGCGTATTGCAGTGACCACCAGGAATGAAAATAGCCTGTTTCCTTACTGTCAGCTCATTGTTGACTTAGGTATTTCACAGTCCTAGGTATTTCACATTCCTAATTATGACTTTCTCGGGTTTTTTTGTATATAAGTCATCAGTTGTGGATATTGTTTCCTTTGAGCATTTGGCCTAGCCATTCCCCCAAGCTTTAATGAGTTTTGTAGTTTTGCTAGGATCTGCACCACTGGATTGTAACCTCACAAACGGGCCCTGACCTTTTACTTGTAGCTTCAGGGGCTTCTTCAGTCGCCACATCTGCGGGGCAGACCTTCCTTGCCTCTGGAAGCACTTTGCCAGGGGTGTGTTAACCTCCCTCTGAGGTCATTCCCTTGGGGAAACTTTTTTTAGTGAAGTTACTCCACCACAAAgctctaagagaaaaaaaaacaagagagtgTTTCACttccctgttttgttttgataCACGCCTTCCCTAAAATGCCTGTGTCCACTTGGCTAAGTGTGTGCTTTTCTCCCTGCTTCAGAATTCAAATGGGATTTACACTGGCTTCATTAAAGTACAGATGGAACTCTGCAAACCTCCCCAGACTTCTCCGAAGCCTGGAAAACTCGCTCCCAGTAGCAATGGCTGTATGAACACACTTCATATCAGCAGCACAAACACTGTCGGGGAAGTGATCGAGGCCCTGCTCAAAAAGTTTCTCGTGACCGAGAGCCCTGCCAAGTTTGCACTTTATAAGCGTTGTCACAGGGAAGACCAAGGTATGCTGCCGCCACACTTAGAATGACAATGGGCTCTGCCTCTGCTTGTATCTGGTGTCCTCATTAGCAGAAGGAAGACTGGTGGGTGTATCTGTGTCCGTTGTGTCAGAACCTGGAGTCAAATTCTGGAATCATGGCCTGCACTTAATGCTTCCTGGCTGTCCCTGTTTCTAGTTGGACAGTCATGGGTCTGAGGAGCTTAGAGGTGTCCACATGTGATGGGCATCTATGGAGGATTTTGTGGTGGGGgcgctttttatttttttaagaggagTGGCTTTGAGTTTACTGCTCTTCAGGACACACAAAAGAATGCCTCTATGCTTGAAGTTTTTAGTAGTATATTCCACATTCGATGTACCTCTGTGCATCTGATGTGCATGGTGTGCATCTGACAGGCTTCGTGGACCTGGGCCCTGTCAGAACTTGAGGACAGGGAGGTACATGTGTGTCACAGCCCATTTCAACTTACTGATGGAAATGACCCAGCCCTGTGCTCTCCTGTTTCCTTGGCTTCTCTCACTTGGCATTACACTGGGACATTTTGGCCTCCTTGTCCCCCAGAGGCAAATAAAATGAGTGAATAACACTTTGATCTAGGTTCTGTCTGTCTGAACTTCCTACCCACATTCAAGGGATAGAAAGAGAATATTAATTACTGCATGAAACTGAATAAGATATTCCAGATCGGGAAGTTGAGCAGAAATTGATATGAATGGTGGACAACAGTGATTTAGTGATTCAGTATGTGCAATTTGAAAATGGTGTGTGTATGAGAGCAATAAactgttttaaggtttttctagCTTTTCTGGAGAAAGCCTTAAAcagctataaaagaaaatatattgacttTGACATGATAATATTACTCTTTAATTATACAGAATGAAACCCAGCTAGTTGCTGAGTGTGCATACATTTTTTTGAACACACACCATGGGGCTGGATCCTgtggaatacaaagatgaataggCTAGAGTTCCCATCTTCCAGAGCCCACAGGCTTAGCAGTGTGGGGGAAGTTTATATCTTCAGGGAAATTGGCGCCTACAACACAGTTGCATCTGGAAGTGTCAAAATAACAAGCCCAGGTGGCATTTTTATCTTGGAAGCTGCTTTGCCTACTCACCTGGATTTCAGCTGTACAATCTGAAAGTAATAGCATCCTATTGAAATATTACCCCTATGACTGGCAAATCTTTCAACACCATAGGCAGTGCCAGTAcactctgtgtgtgcgtgtgtgtgtgtgtgtggcatgagACATATAGCCACCAAAGCTTGTATTCCTTTAGAACTCTGATTTCATGTTCTTTGGATgatgtattttgttgtttttaaagggGTTATAGATCCTTTTTTAGGTTTCTTATCTTGCTTTGTAAAAGGTAGAGCAGGCCTAATTATGAGCATATTTTGGGACTAATacccatttaaatttattttgaaaatgattttctcCTTAATCAAGGCATAGTTTATATTGATCAGAACAGAAATAGAGTAGATTTCATTCCACTGTGGGCTGCTCATAGTAAGATGAAGAGGTTGGTGACTTGGAGGCTGGGGTAAGGTGGACAGTTACCTTGATCTGGAGGAAGGGTCCTATTTGGGGGGGTTGGTCTCAGGAATGACTATAAATACTCTGCAACATGCTGCTTGTTTTCTTACCCAGTCTACGCCTGCAAGCTCTCTGAACGGGAACATCCACTCTACCTGCGTTTGGTAGCAGGGCCCAGAACAGACACGCTGAGTTTTGTTCTTCGTGAACATGAAATTGGAGAGGTAAGTGATCGTTCATTAAATTCCATGGAACAGCTGGCCTTGTTTTATTGCTATCGGGACTTGACCACTGAGGGGGAGGGAGACAGATTTTGAATCAGAAATGAACCCAAAGTTAGCCTATAGTATAATTCTCTTACAGCATTATATTGGTCTGTAATTCTCAGAGGtgggagaaaatgaaattttttactTGATCTCCATCCAAAGAGTCATTTTCACCCCTTCCTACCTCCAAATTACTCTAATCCAGCTGAACTTTGAAAGTTGACGCTCTCCATATGTTTGCTACTAACAAAAGTCTCCAGGCTAATTCCCttctaaagagaaataaaaggaaatctgaTCTCTTTACCACGAAAGACATTTAACTttctagaatcttttttttttcccttttgtccaGTCAGATGATTAAGAAATTATGTTTCCATATGCATCGTTTGCCATGGTCTCTCCAGGGAGGATTGTATTTAGCCAGTTCAGTAGAAGAAAAAAGCACTTGGGACTGCCCTCTAGATCAAATGTCAACTTTAAAATGACACTTGAGCAAATCTCTAAAGCTCTATGTCAGTCTTCTGTCTGGAGCAGGAAATGGTTTGTAATATCCCTGTAGGACATTTCGTAGTATGGTGAGAATAGGGTTTCTAGGTTAAAAGTTAGGAAACCAGGACTCTGCCTCTTTCTGTTTGTTAGATTGGAAGCATGACCGTGGGTAAATCTAATCTTTCAGCCCTCAGTATTAAAATCTGTAAAGTGGGACTAAACAATTTAAAAGGCAGTTTTGAGTTACAATTAGAAAGCATGTGAACATGCTTTGTAAGtagtatgtttatatataaacgTTTATTTAGGGAGTTTTAGGAAGACacttactttaaacatttttgaggTTTCTTTTGATCTTGGTATTTCGAAGCTTTTGAAGAGATTCAGACCCTCATTTTGGGGAGAAAGTTACTGCACAAATCTACTTTGGCTTTGCATCTCTGCGGCTTTTGCTCTGAAAGCTTAAGTCAGACACATTAGTGTAATCTAgtcaatgctttattttttttgttcttggtattttaagtatttcatataGCTTAGTGCTACTTGAGCTACATTGTCTGGGAAGGAATAAATGTCAAGTTAGTTTTGAAATTTACTTTGCATTGTGTTTTAATGTTCTAGGCTGTGGTATGGGACCTCTGTATGGTGTTCTTGTTTCTTAGTTATTTAAGGAAGACTGAACTGAGGGAAGAGACTTTCCACAGCTGTTAcagggtgggagagagaagatatttttaacaGAATATTCTAATGTAGAAAGTTTTGCTCCCCCATCCATGttcctcagtttctttaataACCATCCTCAAACTCCACTCCAGGAGATCTTCTTCATTGTGACCGCTTGGTGTTTTAGTCATTGTCCTCTGTTCATTGGTATTAAGTTGTCCCATCAGACAGTGATTCTCAGCTGGGACCTAGGGTCCCCTTTGGGAGAGAAGGATGTATTTGAAAAATCCTCCCAGATAATACCAAATACCCTGCTTGTCGTtcactgctttaatttttttttttttttttttgagacagagtgtcactctgttgcctgggctagagtgccttggcatcagccttgctcacaacaacctcaaactcctgggctcaggcgatccttctacttcagcctcctgagtggctgggactacaggcatgtaccaccatgcctggctaattttttctatatatttttagctgtcccattaacttctttctatttttggtagagatggggtctcactcttgctcaggctggtctcaaactcctgaactcaaacgatccacccgcctcagcctcccagagtgctaggattacaggcgtgagccactgcgcccggctgccACTgcgttaatttttaaaaagtttttttaaaaaaacttattttgtgCCTGCTAAGTACCAGGTGCTCTTGGGGAAATGGAACTCAGAGCCTCAAGGGCAAGAGACAAACCCCAAAGAGTGAGAAGTACAGCAGCTGCAGTGTAGGTTAAGGTGTGGGTGAAATGATACtgagcaaataatttttttgttttcttaaaagagataagagtcttactctgttgcctacgctggagtgtagtggtgtgatcacagctcactgtaaccttgatctcctggcctcaagtgaccctcctgcctcagcctcccaagttgctgggactacaagagtGTGTCAgagcacctggctaatttattttattttacttttttagggACTGGGGgccttgctatgtcacccaggctggtcttgaactcttggcctcaagcagttcttccaccttggcctgggaatacaggcatgagcagctgcacccagcctataattcttttaaaattttggttgtCTTCAGGGCTGCCAGTGCTCCATGAGGGCTTCTAAGAGACTAAGTCCTGGGTCGGAAAAGAGGGGAGAAAGTGGCGGAAGGCTTCTTAGAGAAGGTGGCATTTAAGCTGAAATGTGAAGGATGAGTAAGAGTTCACAGCCAGGCAGAATGTAGGAAGGGAGAACATGTGCCCGGCCCCCCGGGGTGGAGAGTGAGGCTCAGTGTAGGAGAGACAGGGCTGGAGAGGTTAGGATCTTTCACACTTTCCCTAAACAACTAGGGGAAGCCATTGGATGGTTCTAAGCAGAGCAAAGTCTTGACCAGATTTGCATTTTACACAGGGTACCATGTTTGGGGAAACAGATTGGGGAGTTGAAGAGTGGAATGAGGAAGCCAGCTGGGAGGCTGTCTCAGGGGTACAGGAAGAGATGATGGCAGTAAGCCCTAGAGGGCGTTAGAGAGAAAAGCAGGCTGAATGGAGAGCTGTTCAAGAGGTGGTAACATTGACTGTGGGAGGTGAGCAAGAGGCCAGTGACAATGAGGGCTCTCAAGGTAAGATGGGAGGAGTGTGGAGTTGTTTCTATGCCTTTGGGGGTCACATCAGGTGAAGAAGGAAGGTGTCTAATGGACTTAGGGAGAGCCAGCTTGGAgggtggtgggaggagcaggctggagGGTGGAGGGGTGACTGGAGCTGGCTGGGCTGGACCGCGCCTTCTGAGGCtctgggctgggagggaagggcagCCACACCTCCATGTGCGCGGTCAGCATTCCTAAGTCCTGCCTCTGAGTGAGACACCTGGCGTTTTTCTGTTTGTGGTTCTCTCACAGTGGGAAGCTTTCAGCCTTCCAGAGCTGCAGAACTTCTTGCGCATCTTGGACAAGGAGGAAGATGAGCAGCTACAGAACCTGAAGAGGCGCTACTCGGCCTACAGACACAAGCTGGAAGAAGCCCTCAGCGAGGTGTGGAAACCTGATTAAAGGGCGGGCTCTCTGCCAGTGAGGCGCAGTGCAGGACCCGTGTACAAAACAGCAGCAAGTGCCTCACCTCTCTCATGGGGCTGCCTTCTTGCCCTGTGACGCTAGGGTCTTGCCCTTTGATCTCTAGATGTAGTTCTCCAAACCTGGTCACACAGCATCCTGCACCTTCAGCATCCCACGTAAGGGAGCCTGCAAGCTTGTTCTGTTACAGCACCGCGGCGTTACCTCTGCAAGCTGTGAACC
This Microcebus murinus isolate Inina chromosome 10, M.murinus_Inina_mat1.0, whole genome shotgun sequence DNA region includes the following protein-coding sequences:
- the RASSF3 gene encoding ras association domain-containing protein 3 produces the protein MSSGYSSLEEDAEDFFFTARTSFFRRAPQGKPRAGQQDVEKEKETHNYLSKEEIKEKVHKYNLAVTDKLKMTLNSNGIYTGFIKVQMELCKPPQTSPKPGKLAPSSNGCMNTLHISSTNTVGEVIEALLKKFLVTESPAKFALYKRCHREDQVYACKLSEREHPLYLRLVAGPRTDTLSFVLREHEIGEWEAFSLPELQNFLRILDKEEDEQLQNLKRRYSAYRHKLEEALSEVWKPD